From Streptomyces durmitorensis, a single genomic window includes:
- a CDS encoding spermidine synthase, which yields MSARFEEIDWRATPMGEISLRRRRDPASGEDVYEVKLDDEYLMSSLFTAGEVELTRLGLAVLPDGPLDVAVGGLGLGYTARAALDDPRVRSLIVVDALAEVIDWHRRGLVPLGAGLASDPRCRLVRGDFFAMAAGGAAAGGPVPADGVQAADGSDEVPHGLDPETPGRRFHAILLDVDHSPRHVLHPGHAALYRPAGLTALAELLHPGGVFALWSNDPPDEEFGAVLAEVFTETAAHVVDFANPLQGGTATNTVYVARRREG from the coding sequence ATGAGCGCACGTTTCGAAGAGATCGACTGGCGGGCGACTCCCATGGGCGAGATCAGCCTGCGGCGCCGGCGGGACCCGGCATCGGGGGAGGACGTCTACGAGGTGAAGCTGGACGACGAGTACCTGATGTCCAGCCTCTTCACCGCGGGAGAGGTCGAGCTGACCCGGCTCGGCCTCGCGGTGCTGCCCGACGGCCCGCTCGATGTCGCGGTGGGCGGCCTCGGCCTCGGGTACACGGCCAGGGCCGCGCTCGACGATCCGCGGGTGCGCTCGCTGATCGTGGTCGACGCCCTGGCCGAGGTGATCGACTGGCACCGGCGCGGACTCGTACCGCTGGGCGCGGGCCTGGCCTCGGACCCCCGCTGCCGGCTCGTCCGCGGGGACTTCTTCGCGATGGCCGCGGGCGGCGCGGCGGCGGGCGGCCCGGTGCCCGCGGACGGGGTGCAGGCGGCCGACGGCTCCGACGAGGTCCCGCACGGCCTGGACCCCGAGACGCCCGGCCGCCGCTTCCACGCGATCCTGCTGGACGTCGACCACTCACCACGCCACGTGCTGCACCCCGGCCACGCGGCGCTGTACCGCCCGGCCGGCCTGACGGCCCTGGCCGAACTGCTGCACCCCGGGGGCGTGTTCGCCCTGTGGTCGAACGACCCGCCGGACGAGGAGTTCGGCGCGGTGCTCGCGGAGGTCTTCACGGAGACCGCCGCGCACGTGGTCGACTTCGCCAATCCGCTCCAGGGCGGGACGGCGACGAACACGGTCTATGTCGCCCGCAGGCGCGAAGGCTGA